One segment of Amycolatopsis alba DSM 44262 DNA contains the following:
- a CDS encoding ANTAR domain-containing protein has translation MTTHEDLEDLSVERDQLRRALETQPVIEQAKGMFMLLRGWTAEEAFTALTTISQHTNVKLHDVATVIVTAGGHGEQSLQNPETVRVVLAETRGIVLGVTFGG, from the coding sequence ATGACGACACACGAGGACCTGGAGGATCTCTCGGTCGAGAGGGACCAGCTGCGCCGGGCGCTGGAAACGCAGCCGGTGATCGAGCAGGCCAAAGGGATGTTCATGCTGCTGCGAGGGTGGACCGCCGAGGAGGCATTCACCGCGTTGACGACGATCTCCCAGCACACCAACGTCAAACTGCACGACGTCGCGACGGTGATCGTCACCGCGGGCGGCCACGGCGAGCAATCTTTACAGAACCCTGAGACAGTGCGTGTCGTGCTGGCCGAGACCCGAGGAATCGTCCTCGGCGTCACCTTCGGCGGGTGA